In one Salvelinus sp. IW2-2015 linkage group LG26, ASM291031v2, whole genome shotgun sequence genomic region, the following are encoded:
- the LOC111952999 gene encoding NADH dehydrogenase [ubiquinone] 1 alpha subcomplex subunit 9, mitochondrial has translation MAAAVLVSRPASVLPRFSSSCSPVVLSAIPLTVQQRKVHHAVIPRGKGGRSSSSGVAATVFGATGFLGRYVVNRLGRMGSQIVIPHRCDQYDLMYLRPMGDLGQIIFMEWDARNKDSIREALAHSNVVINLVGREWETKNYPFEDTYVSIPQQIAKATREAGITKLIHVSHLNADIRSPSKYLRNKAVGEMAVREEFPDAIIMKPSEMFGREDRFFNHFANMRWFGSAVPLISMGKKTVKQPVHVVDVAKAIINAIKDPDANGKTYALVGPNRYLLHDLVEYVYAVAHRPFVPYPLPRPLYHLVASFFAMNPFEPWTTPDKVDRFHTTDMKYPGLPGLEDLGIVPASVEQKAIEVLRRHRRFRFLEAELADTKPAKTVNY, from the exons ATGGCGGCTGCTGTGCTCGTTAGCCGTCCTGCGAGTGTCCTTCCCAGGTTTTCTA GCTCCTGCTCCCCTGTGGTGCTGTCAGCCATCCCTTTGACAGTCCAGCAGAGGAAGGTCCACCATGCTGTCATCCCCAGAGGGAAAGGGGGGCGCTCCTCCTCCAGTGGGGTAGCAGCCACAGTCTTCGGAGCCACCGGCTTCCTGGGCAGATATGTTGTCAACCGCCTGG GTCGTATGGGTTCTCAGATTGTGATTCCTCACCGATGTGACCAGTATGACCTCATGTACCTCAGGCCCATGGGGGATCTCGGCCAGATCATCTTTATG GAGTGGGATGCCAGGAACAAGGATTCTATCAGAGAAGCCTTGGCGCACTCCAATGTGGTTATCAACTTGGTGGGACGAGAGTGGGAGACGAA GAACTATCCCTTTGAGGACACCTATGTGAGCATCCCTCAGCAGATTGCCAAGGCCACCAGGGAGGCAGGCATCACAAAGCTGATCCACGTATCTCACCTCAACGCTGACATCCGCAGCCCCTCCAAATACCTTAGGAACAAG GCAGTAGGTGAGATGGCTGTGAGAGAAGAATTCCCTGATGCCATCATCATGAAGCCCTCTGAGATGTTTGGAAGGGAAGACAGATTCTTCAACCATTTTGCCA ACATGCGTTGGTTTGGGAGTGCTGTGCCTCTTATCTCCATGGGAAAGAAGACCGTGAAGCAGCCTGTTCAT GTGGTGGATGTGGCAAAGGCTATCATCAACGCCATCAAAGACCCTGATGCTAATGGAAAGACATATGCACTAGTCGG ACCTAACCGTTATCTCCTTCATGATCTGGTGGAGTATGTATATGCTGTGGCACACAGGCCCTTTGTGCCCTACCCACTCCCACGCCCTCTCTATCA TCTTGTTGCAAGTTTCTTTGCAATGAACCCATTCGAGCCTTGGACAACTCCTGACAAAGTAGATCGG TTCCACACCACAGATATGAAGTATCCAGGGCTTCCTGGCTTGGAGGACCTGGGCATCGTCCCTGCCTCCGTAGAGCAGAAGGCCATTGAGGTCCTGCGTCGCCACCGCCGCTTCCGCTTCCTGGAGGCTGAGCTGGCCGATACCAAGCCAGCCAAGACAGTTAACTATTGA